In a genomic window of Streptomyces koelreuteriae:
- a CDS encoding HAD family hydrolase: protein MNYDLVIFDNDGVLVDSEPISNRLLAAYLTELGHPTSYEESIRDYMGSAMHRIHELVLERTGQRLPESFDDVFHARVFAAFEKELVAVAGASGVLEKLAADGVPYCVASSGSHERIRVGHRTTGLSQWFDEGRIFSSQDVGRGKPAPDLFLYAAERMGVAPERCVVVEDSPLGVRAAVAAGMDVYGFTAMTPPEKLAGATRLFSDMGELADLLV, encoded by the coding sequence ATGAACTACGACCTCGTGATCTTCGACAACGACGGTGTCCTCGTCGACAGCGAGCCCATCTCCAACCGGCTGCTGGCCGCGTATCTCACCGAGCTCGGGCATCCGACCTCGTACGAGGAGTCCATTCGGGACTACATGGGGTCGGCGATGCACCGGATTCATGAGCTGGTTCTCGAACGGACGGGACAACGACTGCCGGAGAGCTTCGACGACGTCTTTCATGCGCGGGTGTTCGCGGCGTTCGAGAAGGAGCTCGTGGCTGTGGCCGGGGCCTCCGGTGTTCTGGAGAAGCTCGCCGCGGACGGGGTGCCGTACTGCGTGGCCTCGTCCGGGAGCCATGAGCGGATTCGGGTGGGGCATCGGACGACCGGGCTCAGCCAGTGGTTCGACGAGGGGCGGATCTTCAGCTCGCAGGACGTCGGGCGGGGGAAGCCGGCTCCCGATCTGTTTCTGTACGCCGCCGAGCGGATGGGGGTCGCGCCGGAGCGGTGTGTCGTCGTCGAGGACAGTCCGCTGGGGGTGCGGGCGGCGGTCGCGGCCGGGATGGACGTGTACGGATTCACCGCCATGACACCGCCCGAGAAGCTCGCCGGCGCCACCCGGCTCTTCTCCGACATGGGGGAGCTGGCCGATCTGCTGGTGTGA
- a CDS encoding MFS transporter codes for MTDVLRRGRGSLAFSFLVQGVAFALLVTRIPAIQDRYGVSDALLPAFLAAVPILAGVGSVSTERLVKRVPPSRLLRWSQPVVLLALLGVGAGERMVELGVALAAFGLAVGVLDASMNMLGVSLQRSYGRSIMLSFHAVYSLGGIVGASLAWVGAHWDLALWVSYLPVVVVLLPAVLVGSRWYVDGGDAGQVAESGVGEKAGEGQGLAFKLLLPLCLVMTVAYIGDSTVSNWSAKYLQDVLGSSEQMATVPYNVYMVTTLLGRTLGDFGVRRFGAVAVVRAGALVAAGGFAVVAGAPGAWVGMLGFTLLGLGLCVLVPQTFAAAGRLFPGASDAAVARLNVFNYVGFLIGSPLVGALGDLWSYRGAMLVPMVLVLVTLVYARSFAAQPDRYGGGHERPRTADVGRGSNGL; via the coding sequence ATGACTGATGTGCTGCGGCGCGGCAGGGGCTCTTTGGCGTTCAGCTTCTTGGTGCAGGGGGTCGCCTTCGCTCTGCTCGTGACGCGGATCCCGGCCATCCAGGACCGGTACGGGGTTTCCGACGCGTTGCTGCCCGCCTTCCTGGCCGCCGTGCCGATCCTCGCCGGGGTCGGGAGCGTCAGCACCGAGCGGCTGGTGAAGCGGGTGCCGCCGAGCCGGCTGCTGCGGTGGTCCCAGCCCGTGGTGCTGCTGGCGTTGCTCGGGGTCGGGGCCGGGGAGCGGATGGTGGAGCTGGGAGTCGCGCTCGCGGCGTTCGGGCTCGCCGTCGGGGTGCTGGACGCGTCGATGAACATGCTCGGGGTGAGCCTGCAGCGGTCGTACGGGCGCAGCATCATGCTCAGTTTTCACGCGGTCTACAGCCTGGGCGGGATCGTGGGGGCCTCGCTGGCGTGGGTGGGGGCGCACTGGGATCTGGCGTTGTGGGTGTCGTATCTGCCGGTCGTGGTGGTGCTGTTGCCGGCTGTGCTGGTGGGGAGCCGGTGGTATGTCGACGGCGGCGATGCGGGCCAGGTGGCGGAGTCCGGGGTCGGGGAGAAGGCGGGCGAGGGGCAGGGCCTCGCGTTCAAGTTGCTGTTGCCGCTGTGTCTGGTGATGACCGTCGCGTACATCGGGGACTCGACGGTCTCCAACTGGAGTGCGAAGTATCTGCAGGACGTGCTCGGCAGCTCGGAGCAGATGGCGACGGTGCCGTACAACGTGTACATGGTCACCACGCTGCTGGGGCGGACGTTGGGGGACTTCGGCGTGCGGCGGTTCGGGGCCGTGGCTGTGGTGCGGGCCGGGGCGCTGGTCGCGGCGGGTGGGTTCGCCGTGGTGGCGGGGGCGCCCGGGGCGTGGGTCGGGATGCTGGGGTTCACGCTGCTGGGGCTGGGGTTGTGTGTGCTGGTGCCGCAGACGTTCGCGGCGGCCGGCCGGTTGTTCCCGGGGGCTTCGGACGCGGCCGTCGCCCGGCTGAATGTCTTCAACTATGTGGGGTTCTTGATCGGTTCGCCGTTGGTGGGTGCGCTCGGGGATCTGTGGAGTTACCGCGGGGCCATGCTCGTGCCGATGGTGTTGGTGCTGGTGACGCTGGTGTACGCCCGGTCGTTCGCCGCTCAACCGGACCGATACGGTGGCGGTCATGAGCGGCCGCGCACAGCTGATGTGGGACGAGGCAGTAACGGGCTATGA